A window from Phycisphaeraceae bacterium encodes these proteins:
- the lepA gene encoding translation elongation factor 4, which produces MQVRNFSIIAHIDHGKSTLADRLLQATKAVSAREARDQLLDSMDLERERGITIKASAVTVHHTYNGEDFQLNFIDTPGHVDFAYEVSRALTACEGAVLVVDSTQGVQAQTVANAYLAVAHDLELIPVINKIDLPAADPDTVAMEVEQVLGLKAEDCLLVSAKTGQGIQELLDRICHRLPPPRPAQTDKLRALIFDSVYDDYRGVVIYVRVFDGKLRVGDKIRMMGTGRTFTVSELGRNTPFPQKVKELGWAEVGYLSASIKSLGDVRVGDTVTLEAQPAETALPGYEEPKQMVFCDFYPSSSGAEGGKKGDFEALREAIEKLHLNDASFTYEVQHSEALGFGFRCGFLGLLHMDIIQERLEREGGVDVVQTAPTVSYQVVKTDGTEIEIHNPADLPDGSVIHAIREPIVKLEIICPTENIGDLMKLCDARRGIFKTQKFVSDGRQILDYEMPLAEIIYDFYDKLKSVTRGYGTMDYELIGFREDRLAKVSILVNGEPVEALSLICHRDNAEQRSRVILQKLKGQIDRHQFEIPLQAAIGGKIIARETIKAVRKNVTAKCYGGDITRKRKLLEKQKEGKKRMKQIGSVSIPQEAFMAILDQGE; this is translated from the coding sequence GTGCAGGTCCGCAACTTCTCCATCATCGCCCACATCGACCACGGGAAGAGCACGCTCGCCGATCGCCTGCTCCAGGCGACGAAGGCCGTCTCCGCCCGCGAGGCTCGCGATCAGCTTCTTGACTCGATGGACCTTGAGCGGGAGCGTGGCATCACGATCAAGGCGAGCGCGGTCACTGTCCACCACACTTACAACGGTGAAGATTTCCAGCTCAACTTCATCGACACGCCGGGGCATGTCGACTTCGCCTACGAGGTGAGCCGAGCGCTCACCGCCTGCGAAGGTGCGGTGCTGGTCGTCGATTCGACGCAGGGCGTGCAGGCCCAGACCGTGGCCAACGCCTATCTCGCCGTCGCACATGACCTCGAGCTGATTCCCGTCATCAACAAGATCGATCTGCCCGCCGCCGACCCTGACACGGTGGCCATGGAGGTGGAGCAGGTCCTCGGTTTGAAGGCGGAAGATTGCCTGCTCGTCTCGGCAAAGACCGGCCAGGGCATTCAGGAGTTGCTCGACCGCATCTGCCATCGATTGCCACCGCCCCGACCGGCACAGACCGACAAGCTGAGGGCGCTCATCTTTGACTCGGTCTATGACGACTACCGCGGCGTGGTGATCTATGTGCGCGTCTTCGACGGCAAGCTGCGCGTGGGTGACAAGATCCGAATGATGGGCACCGGCCGGACCTTCACGGTCTCGGAGCTTGGGCGCAACACGCCCTTTCCGCAGAAGGTCAAGGAGTTGGGCTGGGCGGAGGTGGGTTACCTCTCGGCGAGCATCAAGAGCCTTGGCGATGTGCGCGTGGGCGACACGGTCACCCTTGAAGCGCAGCCCGCCGAGACGGCGCTTCCCGGCTACGAAGAGCCGAAGCAGATGGTCTTCTGCGACTTCTACCCGAGCTCGAGTGGCGCCGAGGGTGGCAAGAAGGGCGACTTCGAAGCGCTGCGCGAGGCAATCGAGAAGCTGCACCTGAACGATGCCAGCTTCACCTACGAGGTGCAGCACTCCGAGGCGCTCGGCTTCGGCTTCCGCTGCGGATTCCTCGGGCTGCTGCACATGGACATCATCCAGGAGCGCCTCGAGCGCGAAGGTGGAGTCGATGTCGTGCAGACCGCACCGACCGTGAGCTATCAGGTGGTCAAGACCGACGGGACGGAGATTGAGATTCACAATCCCGCCGATCTCCCCGACGGCAGCGTCATTCATGCCATCCGCGAGCCGATCGTGAAGTTGGAGATCATCTGCCCCACGGAGAACATCGGCGATCTGATGAAGCTCTGCGACGCCCGCCGCGGCATCTTCAAGACCCAGAAGTTCGTCAGCGACGGTCGCCAGATCCTCGACTACGAGATGCCGCTCGCGGAGATCATCTACGACTTCTACGACAAGCTGAAGTCGGTGACGCGCGGCTACGGCACCATGGACTACGAGCTGATCGGCTTCCGAGAGGACCGGCTGGCCAAGGTCTCCATCCTCGTCAATGGCGAGCCGGTCGAGGCGCTCTCGCTCATCTGCCACCGCGACAACGCCGAGCAGCGCAGCCGAGTGATCCTCCAGAAGCTGAAGGGGCAGATCGACCGTCACCAGTTCGAGATCCCGCTTCAAGCGGCAATCGGCGGCAAGATCATCGCCCGCGAGACGATCAAGGCCGTCCGCAAGAATGTCACCGCGAAATGCTACGGCGGCGACATCACGCGAAAGAGGAAGCTCCTTGAGAAGCAGAAGGAAGGCAAGAAGCGCATGAAGCAGATCGGCTCCGTGTCGATCCCGCAGGAGGCGTTCATGGCCATCCTTGACCAAGGCGAGTGA
- a CDS encoding YkgJ family cysteine cluster protein, which produces MSGGEPWYRDGLRFACTQCGNCCTGAPGAVWFDDAEGAAMAEALGLDLTTFLERYARQVGSRRSLGERETEHGFDCILLDRDSSPGRALCRVYRARPSQCRTWPFWEQNLKTRRHWEDAKRRVPCPGMDAPEGRLHPLVEIRVLRERDVERSQETPW; this is translated from the coding sequence GTGAGCGGCGGCGAGCCCTGGTATCGCGACGGTCTTCGATTCGCCTGTACGCAGTGCGGCAATTGCTGCACCGGCGCTCCGGGTGCCGTCTGGTTCGACGACGCCGAGGGCGCCGCGATGGCCGAGGCGCTCGGTCTCGATCTGACGACCTTCCTCGAGCGATACGCGCGCCAAGTCGGTTCGCGTCGCTCCCTTGGAGAGCGCGAGACGGAGCATGGCTTCGACTGCATTCTGCTCGATCGCGACTCCTCCCCCGGTCGAGCGCTATGCCGTGTGTACAGGGCGCGCCCGTCCCAGTGCCGCACATGGCCCTTCTGGGAGCAGAACTTGAAGACACGCCGGCACTGGGAAGATGCCAAGCGACGCGTGCCCTGCCCGGGCATGGACGCGCCCGAAGGTCGACTTCACCCGCTGGTTGAGATTCGCGTCCTGCGCGAGCGCGATGTCGAGCGCTCGCAGGAGACCCCGTGGTGA
- a CDS encoding OmpH family outer membrane protein encodes MSHRVRFVNHGLLVLVVLLGVAVLSQDRPGSRADAEANQRDDLGPTDGLILRGTKGDLRVRDAEGRLAWGDRPTDRVTSIAFVHVDRIMTLLMDAPRLSDERKALEDRERSKMEEFQAKRDEFIRQYGRVNPDHPDFERASEAWRVLRESLDQWQQEMSKDNERLLKEQIDVSWKEILSAIDVVAERKGVDIVLRFVPTAEPFVAEDPTGGISQLLGRTVLKMPETLDLTSDVMRQLNLRDE; translated from the coding sequence ATGAGTCACCGCGTGCGCTTCGTCAATCATGGTCTTCTCGTTCTTGTCGTCCTTCTCGGCGTGGCGGTCCTCTCGCAGGATCGCCCCGGCTCGCGCGCCGATGCCGAGGCGAACCAGCGCGATGACCTCGGTCCCACCGACGGCCTGATCCTCCGAGGCACCAAGGGCGACCTGAGAGTGCGCGACGCCGAGGGGCGCCTCGCCTGGGGCGATCGCCCCACCGATCGGGTGACGAGCATCGCCTTCGTGCATGTCGACCGCATCATGACCCTGCTGATGGATGCCCCGCGCCTCAGTGACGAGCGGAAGGCACTCGAAGATCGCGAGCGCTCGAAGATGGAGGAATTCCAGGCGAAGCGCGATGAGTTCATCCGCCAGTACGGGCGGGTGAATCCCGACCACCCCGACTTCGAGCGGGCCAGCGAAGCGTGGCGCGTGCTGCGCGAATCGCTCGATCAGTGGCAGCAGGAGATGAGCAAGGACAACGAGCGCCTCCTGAAGGAGCAGATCGATGTGTCGTGGAAGGAGATCCTCTCGGCCATCGATGTCGTTGCAGAGCGCAAGGGCGTGGACATCGTGCTCCGCTTCGTGCCGACCGCGGAGCCCTTCGTGGCTGAAGATCCGACCGGCGGCATCTCGCAGCTTCTTGGCCGCACCGTCCTGAAGATGCCCGAGACGCTCGACCTCACCTCCGATGTGATGAGGCAACTCAACTTGCGCGACGAGTGA
- the rpoC gene encoding DNA-directed RNA polymerase subunit beta', whose amino-acid sequence MSDSVYDRVNDYGSVKITLASPNDIRSWSFGEVKKPETINYRTYRPERDGLFCERIFGPERDYECGCGKYKGTKYKGIICDRCGVKVTHSRVRRKRMGHINLAAPVVHIWFFKAMPSRLGNLLAMKTSDLEKVVYFQDYVVTDPGDTDLKYQEVLEEAEYQVAREKYGNAFTAMMGAEAVRELLNRLDLDDLEIEIRQDLSETKSKQKQKELAKRLKIVTQIRGSENNPAWMVLDVVPVIPPDLRPLVLLESGNFATSDLNDLYRRIINRNNRLKKLMDLNAPEVIIRNEKRMLQQAVDALFDNGRCRRPVLGSSNRPLKSITDMIKGKQGRFRENLLGKRVDYSARSVIVVGPELKLHQCGLPKKIALELYQPFIIKKLKEHGLADTIKAAKRMLERRDPHVWDILEQVIRNHPVLLNRAPTLHRMGIQAFEPVLVEGNAIKIHPLVCTAYNADFDGDQMAVHLPLSVEAQTEAHVLMMSVHNIFSPANGNPIVSPSQDIVMGVYFLTVGPDDAPDEKKDPERYAKWRGKLRRFRHVHEAFMAQELGTVGIHDWIDVRAERFSEVVNSQTGRPEPMPESRRLVTTVGRLHFSEILPDGMPFYNCALGKKGAARVIDDTFARKGKAATIELLDRMKETGFRFSTISGLSFGITDLRIPEDKEKLIEAARKQVKKAHRSYDTGAITDGERRNQVLEAWSKCRADISDRLMETLKHDWRDAKSGREVPIPTPDTAPASARRYLNPVYLFADSGARGNKSQMQQLAGLRGLMAKPSGEIIETPINSNFREGLSVLEYFTSTHGTRKGLADTALKTADSGYLTRKLCDVAQSVVVTERDCGTRQGITKRAIYKGEDIDVPLREVIRGRTARQAIIDPRTDRVIVKENEVIDDSVARQIEALGIDTVQVRSPLKCETARGICAYCYGMDLAAGKLVEEGMAVGIIAAQSIGEPGTQLTMRTFHTGGIAFSSVADTTYLAQNNGSVELRDCNEVEVETDGVKLLTALKKTGEIAVRDDKGREVEKFKVPYGAIFEVRSGDKVKKGQQLMRWDPHRTPILAEKSGIVQFKDLDEGETVKVETKGSVRERIVTEHTGDLHPQIKVVDPVSGVVLDFHNIPAKARLEVEDGQQVRAGQMLAHTPKEAQRSADIVGGLPRVTEIFEARTPRDPAVLAKISGRVELLPERRKGKMTIRVTPPSGDADAEEHHVPQGKHLRVHTGDHVQAGDPLCEGPAIPADILQIKGEEALHAYMLEEIQNVYRAQGVPISDKHIEVILRQMLGKVRISDQGDTDALPLDVADKFAIVRKNEELKDRLVVEDSGETALQKGRIYTRDEVKEANAVAESNGKKPCKTRKPKPARYRTLLLGITKASLQAESFLSGASFQETTKVLTEAALKGAVDTLQGLKENVLLGHLIPAGTGFGQYPKIKVKPLVELPALDEATEAAMRADAASRAENLGAERIGMGTTVADMVAAQSVTSSASHSSDGGVGVAMETLGGDGEDFSLPHDSDEGDDGDDSESEERSGSFVDADDADDAGDADIGDSDSEEDDSEENA is encoded by the coding sequence ATGTCCGACAGCGTGTACGACCGAGTCAACGACTACGGCAGCGTCAAGATCACGCTTGCCAGTCCGAATGACATCCGATCGTGGTCATTCGGTGAGGTGAAGAAGCCCGAGACCATCAACTACCGCACCTACCGCCCGGAGCGCGACGGTCTCTTCTGCGAACGCATCTTCGGCCCCGAGCGCGACTATGAGTGCGGCTGCGGCAAGTACAAGGGAACGAAGTACAAGGGCATCATCTGCGATCGCTGCGGAGTGAAGGTGACCCACAGCCGCGTGCGCCGCAAGCGCATGGGCCACATCAACCTCGCCGCGCCGGTCGTGCACATCTGGTTCTTCAAGGCGATGCCGAGCCGTCTCGGCAACCTTCTCGCGATGAAGACGAGCGACCTCGAGAAGGTCGTCTACTTCCAGGATTATGTCGTCACCGATCCGGGCGACACCGACCTCAAGTACCAGGAGGTGCTCGAGGAGGCGGAGTACCAGGTCGCCCGCGAGAAGTACGGCAACGCCTTCACCGCCATGATGGGCGCAGAGGCGGTGCGCGAACTCCTGAATCGCCTCGACCTCGATGACCTTGAGATCGAGATCCGTCAGGACCTCTCCGAGACCAAGAGCAAGCAGAAGCAGAAGGAACTCGCGAAGCGCCTGAAGATCGTCACCCAGATCCGCGGCTCGGAGAACAACCCGGCGTGGATGGTGCTCGATGTCGTGCCGGTCATTCCGCCCGATCTCCGGCCGCTGGTGCTGCTCGAGAGCGGCAACTTCGCGACCAGTGATCTCAACGACCTCTATCGCCGCATCATCAACCGGAACAACCGCCTCAAGAAGCTGATGGACCTCAACGCCCCCGAGGTCATCATCCGCAACGAGAAGCGCATGCTCCAGCAGGCGGTCGATGCCCTCTTCGACAACGGCCGCTGCCGACGCCCCGTGCTCGGCTCGAGCAACCGCCCGCTCAAGTCGATCACCGACATGATCAAGGGCAAGCAGGGCCGCTTCCGTGAGAACCTGCTCGGCAAGCGCGTCGACTACTCGGCCCGCTCCGTCATCGTCGTCGGTCCCGAACTGAAGCTCCACCAGTGCGGTCTGCCCAAGAAGATCGCGCTTGAGCTCTACCAGCCCTTCATCATCAAGAAGCTGAAGGAGCATGGTCTCGCCGACACCATCAAGGCCGCCAAGCGCATGCTCGAGCGGCGCGATCCTCATGTGTGGGACATCCTCGAGCAGGTCATCCGCAACCATCCGGTGCTCCTGAATCGCGCGCCCACGCTTCACCGCATGGGCATCCAGGCGTTCGAGCCGGTGCTGGTCGAAGGCAACGCCATCAAGATCCATCCGCTCGTCTGCACCGCGTACAACGCCGACTTCGACGGCGACCAGATGGCCGTGCACCTGCCGCTTTCGGTCGAGGCGCAGACCGAAGCGCATGTGCTCATGATGAGCGTGCACAACATCTTCTCCCCCGCGAACGGCAATCCGATTGTCTCGCCGTCGCAGGACATCGTCATGGGCGTCTACTTCCTCACCGTGGGGCCCGATGACGCTCCCGATGAGAAGAAGGATCCCGAGCGCTACGCCAAGTGGCGCGGCAAGCTCCGCCGCTTCCGCCATGTCCACGAGGCGTTCATGGCGCAGGAACTCGGCACCGTCGGCATCCATGATTGGATCGATGTGCGGGCCGAGCGCTTCTCCGAGGTCGTCAACTCGCAGACGGGCCGTCCCGAGCCGATGCCTGAGAGTCGGCGGCTCGTCACCACCGTCGGCCGCCTCCACTTCAGCGAGATCCTGCCCGACGGCATGCCCTTCTACAACTGCGCCCTCGGCAAGAAGGGCGCGGCGCGCGTCATCGACGACACCTTTGCTCGCAAGGGCAAGGCGGCCACCATTGAGCTCTTGGATCGGATGAAGGAGACGGGCTTCCGCTTCTCGACGATCAGCGGCCTCTCCTTCGGCATCACCGACCTCCGCATTCCCGAGGACAAGGAGAAGCTCATCGAGGCAGCGCGCAAGCAGGTCAAGAAGGCGCATCGCAGCTACGACACCGGCGCCATCACCGATGGCGAGCGGCGCAACCAGGTGCTCGAAGCGTGGTCGAAGTGCCGCGCCGACATCTCCGACCGGCTCATGGAGACGCTGAAGCACGACTGGCGCGATGCGAAGTCCGGCCGCGAGGTGCCCATTCCGACTCCGGACACCGCTCCGGCCTCGGCGCGGCGCTACCTCAACCCCGTCTATCTCTTCGCCGACTCGGGCGCTCGAGGCAACAAGAGCCAGATGCAGCAGCTCGCCGGTCTTCGCGGCCTCATGGCGAAGCCGTCAGGCGAGATCATCGAAACGCCGATCAATTCGAACTTCCGCGAAGGCCTCAGCGTGCTTGAGTACTTCACCAGCACGCACGGAACCCGCAAGGGTCTCGCCGACACCGCGCTCAAGACGGCCGACTCGGGCTACCTGACGCGCAAGCTCTGCGATGTGGCTCAGAGCGTGGTTGTCACTGAGCGTGACTGCGGCACGCGCCAGGGCATCACCAAGCGCGCCATCTACAAGGGCGAGGACATCGATGTCCCGCTCCGCGAGGTGATCCGCGGGCGCACCGCGCGTCAGGCCATCATCGATCCCCGTACCGATCGCGTCATCGTCAAGGAGAACGAGGTCATCGACGACTCGGTGGCGCGGCAGATCGAGGCGCTCGGCATCGACACGGTGCAGGTGCGCAGCCCGCTCAAGTGCGAAACGGCCCGCGGCATCTGCGCCTACTGCTACGGCATGGATCTCGCGGCCGGCAAGCTCGTCGAGGAAGGCATGGCCGTCGGCATCATCGCCGCGCAGTCGATCGGCGAGCCCGGCACGCAGCTCACGATGCGCACCTTCCACACGGGCGGCATCGCCTTCAGCTCGGTGGCCGACACGACCTACCTGGCGCAGAACAACGGCTCGGTGGAGCTGCGCGACTGCAACGAGGTCGAGGTCGAGACCGACGGCGTGAAGCTCCTCACCGCGCTCAAGAAGACCGGCGAAATCGCCGTGCGCGACGACAAGGGTCGCGAGGTCGAGAAGTTCAAGGTCCCCTACGGCGCCATCTTCGAAGTGCGCAGCGGCGACAAGGTCAAGAAGGGCCAGCAGCTCATGCGCTGGGATCCGCACCGCACGCCGATTCTCGCCGAGAAGAGCGGCATCGTGCAGTTCAAGGATCTCGACGAAGGTGAGACCGTCAAGGTGGAGACGAAGGGGTCCGTGCGCGAGCGCATCGTGACCGAGCACACCGGCGATCTGCATCCGCAGATCAAGGTGGTCGATCCCGTCAGCGGCGTCGTCCTCGACTTCCACAACATCCCCGCGAAGGCGCGTCTCGAGGTGGAGGATGGCCAGCAGGTCCGGGCCGGCCAGATGCTCGCCCACACGCCGAAGGAAGCGCAGCGCTCCGCCGACATCGTCGGTGGTCTCCCGCGCGTCACCGAGATCTTCGAGGCCCGCACGCCGCGCGACCCCGCCGTGCTCGCCAAGATCTCAGGCCGCGTCGAACTGCTGCCTGAGCGTCGCAAGGGCAAGATGACCATTCGCGTCACGCCGCCATCGGGTGACGCCGACGCCGAGGAGCATCATGTCCCGCAGGGCAAGCACCTCCGCGTGCACACAGGCGACCATGTGCAGGCGGGTGATCCCCTCTGCGAAGGTCCGGCGATTCCCGCGGACATTCTCCAGATCAAGGGCGAAGAGGCGCTCCACGCCTACATGCTCGAGGAGATCCAGAATGTCTATCGCGCTCAGGGCGTGCCGATCTCTGACAAGCACATCGAGGTGATCCTCCGCCAGATGCTCGGCAAGGTGCGCATCAGCGACCAGGGTGACACCGATGCGCTGCCGCTCGATGTCGCCGACAAGTTCGCGATCGTGCGCAAGAACGAGGAGCTCAAGGATCGACTGGTCGTCGAGGACAGCGGCGAAACCGCCCTCCAGAAGGGCCGGATCTACACGCGCGACGAGGTCAAGGAGGCCAACGCGGTCGCCGAGTCCAACGGCAAGAAGCCCTGCAAGACGCGCAAGCCGAAGCCGGCTCGCTACCGCACGCTTCTCCTCGGCATCACGAAGGCGTCGCTCCAGGCCGAGAGCTTCCTCTCGGGCGCAAGCTTCCAGGAGACGACCAAGGTCCTCACCGAGGCGGCACTCAAGGGCGCCGTCGACACGCTCCAGGGCCTGAAGGAGAATGTGCTTCTCGGCCACCTGATCCCCGCGGGCACGGGCTTCGGCCAGTACCCGAAGATCAAGGTCAAGCCGCTGGTGGAGCTGCCCGCCCTCGACGAAGCGACCGAGGCCGCCATGCGAGCCGACGCCGCGAGTCGCGCCGAGAATCTCGGTGCCGAGCGCATCGGCATGGGCACCACGGTCGCCGACATGGTCGCCGCCCAGAGCGTGACCTCCAGTGCCTCTCACTCCTCCGATGGTGGAGTCGGAGTGGCCATGGAAACGCTCGGTGGAGATGGCGAGGACTTCTCGCTGCCCCATGACAGCGATGAGGGCGACGATGGTGATGACTCCGAGTCTGAGGAGCGTTCAGGATCGTTCGTCGATGCGGACGATGCGGACGATGCGGGCGATGCGGACATCGGTGACTCCGACTCCGAAGAGGACGACTCCGAGGAGAACGCATGA
- the rimO gene encoding 30S ribosomal protein S12 methylthiotransferase RimO gives MPRAKASKHAEGFTPGTVAFVSLGCPKNLVDSEKMLATLRDSGLRLVSEHDGAGAIVINTCGFLDASREESLEVIHEAIERKTKGRVGRVVVAGCLVQRHRVKMLEWAPGIDAMIGVFDRDRVVEAVLGEAPERTHPGDTPLPRFWIAANALQAAAERGRSVVGLTVNGADGNGIGYFEDDSNRFRLTPRHWAYLRVSEGCNQRCAFCTIPSIRGKMRSKPVDAILREARELFSQGCVELNLIGQDTTSYGHDIGDRGGLVGLLEALDREAASHGGAWIRLMYAYPSKFTDEMIDAFARLPNLLPYIDMPLQHASDRMLTAMRRQTTARAQRALLEKLRARVPGMAVRTTFITGFPGEREEDHRELLDFVREMRFEMMGVFRYSREDHTPAGTMDEDPGLHVPDEIKAQREEELMLAQQEIAFDRARTQAESRHQVEVLIDAAAPGRSRARRTSGVSRGGELYQGRTAFQAPTIDSVTWVMSAEPRSPGEIVRCTIVDADGYDLVAQPSEDLDRSVSLPLLGNRAGGKSRGRSGGGRKKSEDE, from the coding sequence ATGCCGCGCGCCAAAGCCTCCAAGCATGCCGAGGGCTTCACCCCAGGCACCGTTGCGTTCGTCAGCCTGGGATGCCCGAAGAACCTGGTTGACAGCGAGAAGATGCTCGCCACGCTGCGCGACTCTGGGCTGCGCCTCGTCAGCGAGCACGATGGCGCCGGCGCCATCGTCATCAATACCTGCGGCTTTCTCGACGCGAGCCGGGAGGAGTCGCTCGAGGTCATTCACGAAGCGATCGAGCGCAAGACGAAGGGGCGCGTCGGGCGCGTGGTGGTGGCGGGCTGCCTGGTGCAGCGTCACCGCGTGAAGATGCTCGAGTGGGCCCCCGGCATCGATGCGATGATCGGCGTCTTCGACCGCGACCGCGTGGTCGAGGCCGTGCTCGGTGAGGCACCGGAGCGCACACACCCGGGAGACACTCCCCTCCCCCGCTTCTGGATTGCGGCGAATGCGCTTCAGGCGGCGGCGGAGCGCGGCCGATCAGTCGTCGGGCTCACGGTGAACGGCGCCGACGGCAACGGCATCGGCTACTTCGAGGATGACTCCAATCGCTTCCGCCTCACGCCGCGCCACTGGGCCTATCTGCGCGTGAGCGAAGGGTGCAATCAGCGCTGCGCGTTCTGCACCATTCCCTCGATTCGCGGGAAGATGCGCTCGAAGCCAGTGGACGCCATCCTGCGGGAAGCGCGCGAGCTCTTTTCCCAGGGGTGCGTTGAACTCAACCTCATCGGGCAGGACACGACCAGCTACGGGCATGACATCGGCGATCGCGGGGGTCTGGTCGGCTTGCTTGAAGCGCTCGACCGCGAGGCGGCTTCACACGGCGGCGCCTGGATCCGCCTGATGTACGCCTATCCGAGCAAGTTCACCGACGAGATGATTGACGCATTCGCGCGGCTGCCGAACTTGCTTCCCTACATCGATATGCCGCTCCAGCACGCGAGCGATCGCATGCTCACGGCGATGCGGCGGCAGACCACCGCGCGGGCCCAGCGCGCCCTGCTCGAGAAGCTTCGAGCTCGCGTCCCGGGCATGGCCGTTCGGACGACCTTCATCACGGGCTTCCCCGGCGAGCGTGAAGAGGATCACCGGGAACTCCTCGACTTCGTGCGCGAGATGCGCTTCGAAATGATGGGCGTCTTCCGCTACTCACGCGAGGATCACACCCCTGCGGGCACGATGGACGAAGACCCCGGCCTGCATGTGCCCGATGAGATCAAGGCGCAGCGCGAGGAGGAGCTCATGCTCGCGCAGCAGGAGATCGCCTTCGACCGTGCGCGCACCCAGGCGGAGTCACGCCACCAGGTGGAGGTTCTCATCGATGCCGCCGCGCCGGGCCGCAGCAGGGCGCGGCGCACCAGCGGCGTCAGTCGAGGCGGCGAGCTCTACCAGGGGCGAACGGCCTTCCAGGCCCCCACGATCGACTCGGTGACCTGGGTCATGAGCGCGGAGCCGCGCTCACCCGGAGAGATTGTCCGGTGCACCATCGTCGACGCCGACGGGTATGACCTCGTGGCCCAACCAAGTGAGGATCTCGACCGCAGCGTGTCGCTGCCCCTTCTCGGCAACCGCGCCGGAGGGAAGTCGAGGGGGCGATCCGGGGGAGGGCGCAAGAAGTCTGAGGATGAATGA
- the lipB gene encoding lipoyl(octanoyl) transferase LipB, whose product MLRVTDLGRMRYREALALQREAHARVLADMTVMGEVLLVEHDPPVITLGRRSESRSHLVAAPDRLAALGVEVEESDRGGDITWHGPGQLVAYPILALDRLRLRIHPYMRLLEQVVIDLIADLGVEGDRDPSATGVWVGSRKICAMGVRVSRWVTTHGLALNVDPDLASFELIVPCGLHGRPVTSLRREVEAKGGTPPPMTVVKNSLVNHLERHLQQARTPSH is encoded by the coding sequence ATGCTCCGCGTGACCGACCTCGGCAGGATGCGCTATCGGGAGGCGCTCGCGCTCCAGCGTGAAGCCCATGCCCGCGTGCTCGCCGACATGACGGTGATGGGCGAAGTGCTGCTGGTCGAGCACGACCCGCCCGTGATCACGCTCGGGCGCCGAAGCGAGTCGCGGTCACACCTGGTCGCCGCGCCAGACCGATTGGCGGCGCTCGGTGTCGAAGTCGAAGAGAGTGATCGCGGCGGTGACATCACCTGGCATGGGCCCGGGCAACTCGTGGCCTATCCGATTCTCGCGCTCGATCGCCTTCGCCTTCGAATCCACCCCTACATGCGGCTTCTTGAGCAGGTCGTGATCGATCTCATCGCCGACCTCGGAGTGGAGGGTGACCGCGACCCGAGCGCGACGGGCGTGTGGGTCGGCTCACGCAAGATCTGTGCGATGGGCGTCCGGGTGAGCCGCTGGGTGACCACGCACGGGCTCGCACTCAATGTCGACCCCGATCTCGCGTCGTTTGAACTGATCGTGCCGTGCGGGCTGCACGGGCGCCCGGTGACAAGCCTTCGGCGCGAAGTCGAAGCGAAGGGCGGCACGCCACCGCCGATGACCGTGGTCAAGAACTCGCTGGTCAATCACCTCGAGCGGCACCTTCAGCAGGCGCGAACGCCCTCCCACTGA
- a CDS encoding DUF4190 domain-containing protein, with translation MTPDSGTYTLKRGNDSFGPYTASEVAAYLSSGNIVAADTLFDHETQAWITAGALVARFKGNTIPHEGASPGSGGGASSASDAAWSPPAVTIAAQGAPSSGAPPLHRGPPSALGAPDRSGQAIAAFVLGILSVTGCGLVTGVIAIILGYGARDDVKQGTLAKVGMVLGIAGTALSVLGGACFFLGAIL, from the coding sequence ATGACACCGGACTCTGGCACCTACACGCTGAAGCGAGGCAACGACTCCTTCGGACCCTACACGGCCTCTGAAGTCGCGGCCTATCTCTCGTCGGGCAACATCGTCGCGGCGGACACGCTCTTTGATCACGAGACGCAGGCGTGGATCACGGCCGGCGCGCTCGTCGCCCGTTTCAAGGGCAACACGATTCCACATGAAGGCGCCTCGCCCGGGTCGGGAGGCGGCGCTTCCTCGGCGTCTGACGCGGCGTGGTCGCCACCGGCGGTGACCATCGCCGCCCAAGGTGCTCCTTCGAGCGGGGCGCCCCCGCTCCACCGCGGTCCCCCCTCGGCTTTGGGCGCTCCCGACCGATCAGGCCAGGCGATCGCCGCCTTCGTGCTGGGCATCCTCTCGGTGACCGGTTGCGGTCTGGTGACAGGGGTGATTGCCATCATCCTTGGATACGGCGCTCGCGACGACGTCAAACAGGGCACGCTCGCCAAAGTCGGTATGGTGCTCGGGATCGCTGGGACCGCCCTCTCCGTGCTCGGTGGGGCCTGCTTCTTCCTTGGCGCTATCCTCTGA